Genomic window (Leptolyngbya sp. 'hensonii'):
CTCCCAGTGCTCCAGATCAACTGGCCAGTCAAATTCAACATATTTTTAGCCATTGGGAGGAAGCCACCGATCGGGGGCTTGCTGCCCGCGATCGCTGTACTACTCATTACAGTCTTGATGCCATGGCAACTCAACTCGCTAATATTTTTGCAGAGACTCACCTTAACAGAGACTGAGTCGAGTTCCCCGGTTCAACTACTGCAATGGAACTTTGGAAATCATGTCGCCTCTGCCTGCTCACATACGCCCCCATTGATCACCGGATGTATTGTGACAGCGATTCTGGATTCTAAGGGGCTAGATTGGGAAGACGTTCGTTTAGCTGAAAGCCGATGATGAGATTTGAACTCACGACCGTTCGATTACGAATCGAATGCTCTACCACTGAGCTACATCGGCACATCCGATCATTTAGTATAGCAGTTGAGCCCTTGGTGGGTGTATCTGTCTGATTGATCTCTCTATAGAACTTGAAATCCTGTGCCAGAAATCCCTTCCCAGCCTTCCCAGCAGAAGCCGGCCTCTCAAAAGCCTGAAAAGTATGCCCGCCTGCGGGCTGAAATCAAAGCTCCCTATCGCGGTTTACGCAAATTTGTCTACATTGCCTTTGGAGCCTCCGGACTGATTGGGGCTGTCGTATTCCTGGCCCAACTGGCAGCTGGTCAGGATGTCGCCACCGTACTACCAAATTTTGCCCTACAACTTGGTGTTGTGGCTTTGATGGTATGGCTATTTCGCATCGATCGAGCCTCTAATCGTAACTCAGATTAATGCGGAAACCTAAGCCCTCAAAAAGGGTCAATCCAGATAGAATCTCTACTTCCCCTAATCCCATGCGGTCAGCTTTCTTCACTCTCTCAGCCAAGCAAATAGCCACTGCAATCCTTCTGATAGGCTGCGCTACTGCCGTCTCCTGGAATACACCTCAGGTGCTGGCAGCTGAACAAATTCTGTTAAAGTACCAGGGTTTTGAAGTTCCCATTTCAGTGCAGGAACTAAAGACCCTGGCAGAAACTGGAGAAGCCCCTCCAACATTGCAGGCTTACATTAGTTTAACGAACCAAGATCCTCAGCAAGTTCGCCGCGCCTTAACCCAGGAGGTTAAGGTTAATCCCTTGCTTCTGGACAATATTTTAAATAACCCTGTAGGGGAAGCCTTACTGGATCGAATTGGCCGTGTCGTTCATACGCCAGCCAGAAAAGCAGACAGGCAAGCGATTCGATCGGCTATTACCTTATCTGCTCTACCCGATGGCCGTGTTTCGTTATTAGAAATTATTCAAAAGTACCCAACTGCCGATGTTCAGGTTGAGGGCGACCAGTTGGTAGAAGCCTACGAACAATTGAGCCGAATTGAACGACTGCTTCGCGATGTCAATGACTTATTCCAGGGTATCCTTTAAACCCATAAGAACCCCCTGACCCCTAATAAGCCAGGGTCTCAAGTGTTTCTCGGAGATAAAGCCGAACCAGGTAATCAAGGCCGGAAGGGGTTGATTGGACCTGTTCATCAGTGGACCGTTCCAGTTGCCAGCGTTGAAATCCTGAACTGGAGGTAATAACTTTCTTTAAGTTATCCCAAAGCTCTTCTTCCGCAGAATAGTTAGAGATAGAAGGGGAGGAACTCATCATATGCACCTTGTAAAAGGAAAAGGGGCAGTACTAGCAGAGGTTAGCCAGCGTCAATTCCGATTCAGACTTAACTTCCACAGTTAATTACTGACCAGTCCCCCGGCTTAGTGACCTACTATTCTCCAGAATAACCGACTTATAAATTCTGTGTGTGTTCTCAATAACAGTGAGCAAGAATCTACCAGGGATCTGCATCCTCCCCTAAGGAAGAATCCTCTCCAGAAGGGGGTGAGGCCAGCGGAGGAGCAGCAAAATCTGGAGGCAGGGGTGAAACTGGTGCTGGTTGAGAAGGAACGACGATCTTGGGTAAAAGTTGATTCACTTGAAACCCAGGAATTAGAAAGCTGTGTTGGATTTGCTCAACAGCGTAAGGCTCGATCGCCGCAAAGGTAGATTCAGTCGCCAGTAGAACAGTAAAAACGCTCAGAGGCACAAGCAGAAATAAATTACAACCCAAAAAAGCCAGCCCTGCCAGGAGCAACCCTCCCAATCGCCAAGTCGATGGGAAGGGAGCAACCCCAGCAGCGATGGGGGCCAGGCGATAAAGTTGCCATAGGCATGCAATTAACAACGCAGACCCTGTAATAGCAACCAGCTTACTTTCCTGGCGCTTAAATAAGGCTAAGATTTGGCGTTGAACTGGAGTCAACTGTCCGGGCTTAATAGCAACAGCAATCAGGCTAAAGATATAAAAAGGACGCGACCATTGCATCCACACAATAGGCAAGACCCCTATTGTGGCTACCAGTAAGATCTCCAGCCCAACGGGCAGAACTGGATCGCCAACGGACAACCCCATCAAACAGAGTCCGAGGAAGATGGGCAGGGCAGCCAGTCCTGCAGCATGGACCCACAAAAAAGGCTCAGACCAGAAAGAACGCATAGAGAGATAGGCAACAATGAGTTGAAATAAAACCCGGTAGGCAGATGTGGTCCTATATCCCTACCTTCAAGGCTAGGCGGGAGACAAAGTTCGCCGCTTCGCAACCATCCGATAGGTGTCGATAATATCACCCTCCTTCCAGTCGTTGAAGTTGTTGATGCCAATACCGCATTCGTAGCCAGCATTAACCTCACGCGTATCTTCCTTCATCCGCTTGAGAGAATCGAGGGTCCCTTGATAGACAACCGTGCCGCTGCGCAACACCCGCACGTTACAGTTGCGAATCGCTTTGCCGGACAACACATAGCATCCAGCCACCATACCTCGACCAACTGGGAATGTGGCTCGGACTTCCACCTGACCCAGATGCTCTTCCACCAGTTCTGGTTCCAGCAGACCTTCCATGGCCCCCTGAATGTCATCCAGCAACTTATAGATAATGTTGTACTCTCGAATATCAACAACCGCCTCATCAGCCGCCTGACGAGCACCACTGGCCAGCGTGGTGTTAAATCCAATAATCACAGCTGCACTGGCAGCCGCCAAGTCTACGTCAGTTTCGGTGACTTCTCCCGGAGCCGACAGCAGAACTCGCAAGCGAACTTCATTCTGAGGTAGTTGTTGCAGGGCAGCCAGAATCGCTTCTAGTGAACCCTGAACATCTGCTTTCAGGATCAAATTCAGTTCCTTCAGCTCACCTTCCTTAGCCCGTTCGGACAGAGAGGTGAGGGAAACCTGTCTGGCAGCCAAAGCCCGCTGTTGCAGACGAGATTGACGTTGTTGATCAGAACGAGCTGTCGCGATCGCACGAGCCTCTTTCTCATCTGGAAAGACCTGAAATTCGTCGCCCGCTGCGGGCACATCACTCAGACCCAGGACTTCAACTGCAAATGAGGGGCTGGCGGCATCCACGCGCTTGCCGCGATCGTCCACCATCGCCCGCACCTTACCCAGGGAAGAACCTGCAACCAGGATATCCCCAACCCGTAGCGTTCCGTTTTGAACCAGCAAGGTTGCTACAGGACCTTTG
Coding sequences:
- a CDS encoding low-complexity tail membrane protein, translated to MRSFWSEPFLWVHAAGLAALPIFLGLCLMGLSVGDPVLPVGLEILLVATIGVLPIVWMQWSRPFYIFSLIAVAIKPGQLTPVQRQILALFKRQESKLVAITGSALLIACLWQLYRLAPIAAGVAPFPSTWRLGGLLLAGLAFLGCNLFLLVPLSVFTVLLATESTFAAIEPYAVEQIQHSFLIPGFQVNQLLPKIVVPSQPAPVSPLPPDFAAPPLASPPSGEDSSLGEDADPW
- a CDS encoding alpha/beta hydrolase; translated protein: MRSAFFTLSAKQIATAILLIGCATAVSWNTPQVLAAEQILLKYQGFEVPISVQELKTLAETGEAPPTLQAYISLTNQDPQQVRRALTQEVKVNPLLLDNILNNPVGEALLDRIGRVVHTPARKADRQAIRSAITLSALPDGRVSLLEIIQKYPTADVQVEGDQLVEAYEQLSRIERLLRDVNDLFQGIL
- a CDS encoding DUF3493 domain-containing protein, translated to MPEIPSQPSQQKPASQKPEKYARLRAEIKAPYRGLRKFVYIAFGASGLIGAVVFLAQLAAGQDVATVLPNFALQLGVVALMVWLFRIDRASNRNSD